Genomic window (Streptomyces yatensis):
AGCGTCTGCTCGAAGTCCTCCTCCGTCTCACCGGGGAAGCCGACGATGATGTCGGTCGAGATGGCGGCGTCCGGCATCGCGGCGCGCACCTTCTCGATGATGCCGAGGTAGCGCTCCTGCCGGTACGAGCGGCGCATCGCCTTGAGCACGGTGTCCGAGCCGGACTGCAGCGGCATGTGCAGCTGCGGCATCACGTTCTCCGTCTCCGCCATGGCGGAGATCACGTCGTCGGTGAAGTCGCGCGGATGCGGCGAGGTGAACCGGACCCGCTCCAGGCCCTCGACCTTCCCGCAGGCGCGCAGCAGCTTGCTGAACGCCTCGCGGTCGCCGATGTCGGAGCCGTACGCGTTCACGTTCTGGCCGAGCAGGGTGATCTCGGTGACGCCCTCGGCGACCAGGGTCTCCACTTCGGCGAGGATGTCGCCGGGGCGGCGGTCCTTCTCCTTGCCGCGCAGCGCCGGGACGATGCAGAAGGTGCAGGTGTTGTTGCAGCCCACCGAGATCGAGACCCATGCGGCGTACGCGGACTCGCGCCGCGTCGGAAGGGTTGAGGGGAAGGCTTCCAGGGACTCGGCGATCTCGACCTGGGCCTCCTCCTGGACGCGGGCGCGCTCCAGCAGCACCGGCAGACTGCCGATGTTGTGGGTGCCGAAGACCACATCGACCCAGGGGGCCTTCTTGACGATGGTGTCGCGGTCCTTCTGGGCCAGACAGCCGCCGACGGCGATCTGCATGCCCGGCCGCCGCGCCTTCATCGGTGCGAGCCGGCCGAGGTTGCCGTAGAGGCGGTTGTCGGCGTTCTCCCGCACCGCGCAGGTATTGAAGACGACGATGTCGGCTTCGCCCTCGCCGGTGCCCTCGGGAGCGCGGACGAAGCCCGCCTCCTCCAGCAGGCCCGAGAGCCGCTCGGAGTCGTGGACATTCATCTGGCACCCGTAGGTGCGGATCTCGTAGCTCTTGGGTGCTTGAACGTCCACTGCCGGGCTCCGGTCGCTGCTGATGGTCACGCATCAAGGGTAGGCGCTCATAGAAGCCCCCCTGCCTGGCGGTGGTCCGGGCGCCCCTCGGCACACTACGTTCCATGACACGGAACAGTTCCCAGGGCAATATGCTCGACAAGGCAGTGGCGGTCCTCGACTGCTTCCGGCCCGACGGCGGCGCGTTCCGTCTCACAGAACTGTCCGCACGTACGGGGCTGGCCAAGACCACCGTGTTCCGGCTCTGCGCCGATCTGGTCCGTCTCGGCCTGCTCGAACGGGACGCCGAGACCTACCGGCTCGGTGGCGCCCTGTTCGAGCTGGGCTCGCTCGTCCCGCGCCGACGCGATCTGCGGGAGGCCGCGCTGCCGTTTCTGCAGGACCTCTTCGAGGCCACTCACGAGACCGTGCACCTCGGGGTGCGCGAGGGCCGCGAGGTGGTCTATGTCGAGCGCATCCACGGCCACGACGCCCTTCGGCTGCCGTCCCGCATCGGCGGTCGGCTGCCCCTGACCTGCACGGGCGTCGGTAAGGCGCTTCTGGCGTTCTCGGGCTCCGAGCTGGTCGAGGAGGTCCTGGCCGCGTCCCTGCCCCGTCTCACCCCCCATTCGATCGTCGACCCGGACCGGCTGCGCACGGCCATCGAGCAGGCTCAGGTCGCGGGTCTGGCCTATGAGGAGGAAGAGGCGGCTTCGGGGGTCAGCTGCATCGCCGCTCCCGTCTTCGACGGACCGACGGCG
Coding sequences:
- a CDS encoding IclR family transcriptional regulator — translated: MLDKAVAVLDCFRPDGGAFRLTELSARTGLAKTTVFRLCADLVRLGLLERDAETYRLGGALFELGSLVPRRRDLREAALPFLQDLFEATHETVHLGVREGREVVYVERIHGHDALRLPSRIGGRLPLTCTGVGKALLAFSGSELVEEVLAASLPRLTPHSIVDPDRLRTAIEQAQVAGLAYEEEEAASGVSCIAAPVFDGPTAVAALSVAVPRGRFRPAQLAPAVRTAALGLSRALRSGT
- the miaB gene encoding tRNA (N6-isopentenyl adenosine(37)-C2)-methylthiotransferase MiaB, producing the protein MNVHDSERLSGLLEEAGFVRAPEGTGEGEADIVVFNTCAVRENADNRLYGNLGRLAPMKARRPGMQIAVGGCLAQKDRDTIVKKAPWVDVVFGTHNIGSLPVLLERARVQEEAQVEIAESLEAFPSTLPTRRESAYAAWVSISVGCNNTCTFCIVPALRGKEKDRRPGDILAEVETLVAEGVTEITLLGQNVNAYGSDIGDREAFSKLLRACGKVEGLERVRFTSPHPRDFTDDVISAMAETENVMPQLHMPLQSGSDTVLKAMRRSYRQERYLGIIEKVRAAMPDAAISTDIIVGFPGETEEDFEQTLHVVREARFAQAFTFQYSKRPGTPAAEMDGQVPKAVVQERYERLVALQEEISWEENKKQVGRTLEVLVAEGEGRKDDATRRLSGRAADNRLVHFARPEEPVRPGDVVTVDITYAAPHHLLAEGPARGVRRTRAGDAWERRNAPGEKKPAGVMLGLPTVGAPPSLPAAPAAGCGCD